From the Pyramidobacter porci genome, the window CGACGGCAACGGCAACGCCTGGGTCGTCGGCCCCGGCGACATGACGCTGGCCCGCCCCGGCCAGTCGCACGGCCTCGCCAACCTCTTCAAAGAAAATCTCGTCTTTCTTGACATCATCGCCAAGAACAACGCCGCCGACCTCGAAGCGATCGCGAAGAATCCGACGGGCCAGTGCTTCCAGCTGAAAGACCTCTTCGACAAGAACGTCGAGAAGGCCGGCGCGGGCAAGGGCACGGGCGTGCTTTACGGCAAGTTCGCTTTCCGCCGCGAGCAGGCCACCGACGATCAGGCCATCAAGGAGATCGGCCTGATGACCCTGAAAAAGGGCGCTTCCATCGGCATGCATCCGCACCTGGACAACGACGACGCCTACATCATCATCGCCGGCACGGGCGTTTTTACCGGCAGCGACGGCAAGGAGATCGAAGTCGGCCCCAAATCCGTCACCATCGCCGGCCCCGGCGAAAGCCACGCGCTGCGCAACGACAACGACCAGGACCTGGTCTTCATCGACCTGATCGCCAAGAACCACGCGCTGAAAATCGCCAAGTAGACGGACGGTTCACGAAACAAAAAGGCAGGAAAAGGAGAAACGTCTCCTTTTTCTGCCTTTTTTCATTGTTTTTACCCCAGCGCCAGCTTCGCCACGCCGTCGGGCGAGAGCGCGCAGGCTTCGCGCAGCACGATGGGCGCGTTCCGGGCGAAGTTGCCGTGTTCGATGAAGCGGAAGGCAGCGGCGCAGACGTCGATCAGCGCTTCCGCGCCCCGGTGCTCCCGCGTCCAGCCGACGGCCATGAAGCGCGTCAGCGCATAGGCGGCGCAGAAAGCGGCGAGCTCTTTTTTCATCGCTTCCGCCGCGTCGGAGCCGGGAAAGCCGGTGAAAAAGACGTGATTCACCAGCAGGTGTTCAGCGAAGGTCGGCCAGACGGGAAAATCCGCC encodes:
- a CDS encoding cupin domain-containing protein; translated protein: MKKYLAEICLAAALLGAGAAFATVELKPQKHGQCYTAEQLFVLDKEGAGGGMGTLHGEFAFRREQALEDDAIKEIGWMTLKAGAYIGLHAHKDNEDAYLIISGKGVFTDGNGNAWVVGPGDMTLARPGQSHGLANLFKENLVFLDIIAKNNAADLEAIAKNPTGQCFQLKDLFDKNVEKAGAGKGTGVLYGKFAFRREQATDDQAIKEIGLMTLKKGASIGMHPHLDNDDAYIIIAGTGVFTGSDGKEIEVGPKSVTIAGPGESHALRNDNDQDLVFIDLIAKNHALKIAK